The sequence ccttcacagaccaTAGGgctatttgcattgatgtcaaaaTATTTGGTAGAGCATCCTACTGGTAGCTAAATAGCTCCTTAttaaataatgatatagttaaGTTTGAGGTTAAAGGTCTTCTCTCACACTTTTGGGAAAGGGTTTGTAAATCTTATTGCAAGAACTGGGAGCTCTTTAAATTTGAAGTGGCCAAAGACCTCCATAAAATATGGTAGTCATCTTGCTAAGACCAGAAGAGGTGATCATTAAGGTAACTTCCCTTTCTGAGGTCCCCAGCCGACCTCTcgggggaggagaagatggaactaattgagttacaaaataaactggataatacagcgccttgcaaaagtattcacccccttgccatttttcctattttgttgcattacaacctataatttaaatacatttttatttcgaTTTCATgtgatggacatacacaaaatagtccaaattggtgaactgaaatgaaaaaaataacttcaaAATTCTAAACAATggaaagtggtgcatgcatatgttttcacccactttgctatgaagcccctaaataagatttaTTGCAACCAATTACATTCAGAAGTTACATCATTAATTAAATCAAGTCCACCTgtatgcaatctaagtgtcacattatctcagtatatatacacctgttctgaaagtccccagggtctgcaacaccactaagcaagcggcaccttgaagaccaaggagctctccaaactggtcagggacaaagtttggagaagtacagatcagggctgggttataaaaaaatatctgaaactttgaacatcccacggagctccattaaatccattatttaaaaaaggAAACCTGCCAAGAGAAGGACGCCCACCAAAATTCAcgaaccaggcaaggagggcattaatcagagaggcaacaaagagaccaaatataaccctgaaggagctgcaaagctccacagtgaagattggagtatctgtccataggaccactttaagccgtacactcctcagagctgggctttatcgaagtggccagaaaaaaaaacattgcttgaagaaaaaataagcaaacacgtttgttGTTCACCAAATGGCAGGTGGAAGACTTTCCAAATATGgcagaaggtactctggtcagatgagactaaaattgagctttttggccatcaaggaaaatgctatgtctggctgAAACCCAACAcctcgagaacaccatccccacagtgaagcatggtggtggcagcatcatgctgtggggatgtttttcatcggcggggaatgggaaactggtcagaattgaaggaatgatggatggcgctaaatacagggaacttcttgagggaaacctgtttcagtcttccagagatttgagactgggacaggttcaccttccagcaggacaatgaccctaagcatactgctttagcaacactcaagtggtttaaggggaaacatttaaatgtcttggaatggcctagtcaaagcccagacctcattccaattgagaatctgtgggatgacttaaagattgctgtacaccagcggaacccattcgacttgaaggagctggagaagttttgccttgaagaatgggcaataatccctgtggctagatgtgccaagcttatagagacatccCAAGAGACAGTTGTAATTGCTGcagaaggtggctctacaaagtattgactttgggtgagtgtatagttatgcacgctcaagttctctTTTTTTTCTGTCTTATTGTTTGTtttacaataaaacatattttgcatcttcaaagtggtaggcatgttgtgtaaatcaaatgatacaaaccccccaaaaatctattttaattccaggttgtaaggcaacaaaataaggaaaatgccaagggggatgtatactttcgcaaggcacagTATAAATAGATTGAAATAAACtggattttatatatatatatatattatatatatatatattatatatactaccgttcaaaagtgttgggtcacttaaaaatgtccttgtttttgaaagaaataaCATAattatcagcaactatcactcctgtgttccaatggcacgttgtgttagctaatccaagtttatcattttaaaaggctaattgatcattagaaaacccttttgaaattatgttagtACAGCTAAAAACTGTtcttctgatttaaagaagcaataaactggcattctttagactagttgagtatctggagcatcagcatttgtgggttcgattagtctcaaaatggccagaaacaaagacctttcttctgaaactcgtcagtctattcttgttctgagaaatgaaggctattccatgcgagaagtttccaagaaactgaaaatctcGTACAATGCTTGTACTACTAATGTGTAATAatatgtactactcccttcacagaacaacgcaaatggactctaaccagaatagaaagagtgggaggccccggtgcacaactgaacaagaggacaagtacattagtgtttagtttgagaaacagctgcctcacaagtcctcaactggcagcttcattaaatagtacctgcaaaacaccagtctcaacttcaaaagtgaagaggcgactctgggatgctagCCTTCAAGttattttctgaacaagtagctcCCTTCCTACTTGAAGTCTttgtttttaatactctctaaaatgttctccctcctacaatgagtcagggattaataacactgatacctaagccTAAAAAAGAAGCGCTGCTCATTGATAACTGGCATTCAGTTTGTCGTCTTAATAATGACTAAGATATTAGCCTTACTATTTGCAAAAATAACTAAAGAAGTCctggatgcaatcattgatgaaacaGTCTTGAaacagacatatttctaacaatATCAGACTAGTATTAGATAGAtttgactactcagacctaataaatgaggatagcttcatatatttaaaatatttttataaTGCATTTGACACAGTTGAGCATCAGTTcctcttccactcccttgagagacttggctttggggattttttctGTAAGACTATTAAGACTATACAAATGGAAATATCTCTATAAAACTGAAACATGGCACCTCGATTTGAGTTAAAGAGCGGAATTAGGCAAGGTTATCCTGTCTTActgtatctgtttttattaatcacccaaTCAATCACCCTTATTACAAAATTATTTCTAGTGATGCAccaatatgacatttttggctgatactgatatccaatattttccttgataaaaaaaaaagcgataccgatatttaacattttaggggccttttaagcattctagtacagttaaatagttaacacacacacatggacgcagggtctaaggcactggatctcagtgcaagaggcatcaatacagtccctggttcgaatccaagcTGTAAatcatccggccgtgattgggaggaCCATAGGGCGGCAAACAATTTGCCCAGCATTGtctgggccgtcattgtaaataagaatttgttcttaactgacttgcattgttaaataaaggttacacacacaccacactgaccaaaactatattttgttggcatttacatatgtccccatttatcagtaaaacataatcaaaacctatttctttcacttacttgctgtgctgttcagtcgtttcattctcaaccaggatttctgtgTTCAGAACTGTGTTCATTTTCTATAATGCCTGCTACAATAAGTGAATGTCCATTATGATTGGTTCATCTTAAATTTGTAACAAAAAGGGCATTTTCATAGACGtgaaagccagatcagtgattattgcGAAAAAACAGCTTCAACTATGTTGATTAAATTTTTAGTGGGTTTTATGGTTGTGGAAAGCTTATATTTAGCCTATGTATATTTTCACAAGCCCTGAATTCATTAGATTTttgctgactgtttgaaatgcagtgtatttgaCCTTTTTTAATTGTACAACAAAGCTTAGTTTATAGAACAGTGATGCAAAAAATATCTCCAGTTTCCATGTGGTATTTGAGTTGTGGTAGTATCAACAGCGTGTACAACCTGATTTCCCGCCTAATCAATATGAGTGATTTATTACCACTTGTCAAAACAACAGGGTTTTTGGTGCGGGTGCAGTGAACAAGCTGCTTTAAAAAATATTCCAAGTAATATGATTACTATTGttgcatatgtgtgtgtagatggtacATTTTATGTTTTGAATTTTCACTATGACAAACTGTTTCTTGTTGTTGATTTGGACACGTCAAAACTGTTTTGACATTGGGCTATTTATCAAAATCTCTTGTGAACAGGAAACAGTGGCGGCATAATTTTCAACTTAAGTTTTAGGAATATAAATGTAACTTtcaacattcatttccaatggtgTTGTACTTAATCAGGTATAAACTTCTGAATGATAAAAAAATGAAATGCCAGAAATCACAAAAACGAGTTTGCCCTGCCTAATAGCCTACAGCATAGCATCAATGGTGTTTCCACACATCCCCCCCCCAACTGATCGGATCCCACTTGTGATTCCCAGGGACCAGGAATGCCATATTGAACACAGAAGCGCGCACAGTGGAGGCGGAAGTGCTAAGCCGCCGCTGTGTCATCATGCGGCTGGTGGACTTCTCCTATGAGAGATACCAGAAAGCCCTGCGCCAGTCCGCTGGGGCTGTGGTCATCATTCTCCCCAAGAATATGTCCACCATGCCGCAGGACATAGTACAGGTAATAATGCATTATAATGCCTTATGAGTGGGTTTTATGGCCGTTCATCAAACTAGTCAAATCAAGAGGCAAGGTCCTGAGTTGCTTTTAAAGCTAGAGCTCCTTTGGTGTTCTTGtaaagtttgtttctgttacaCTCAAGGAAAACTGTCAGTCACAACACTCCCTCCTTATCAGTTGTAACTCAAAGCAAAACTTGAAAAACCAGACTTGCTGGAGTGAAGTAGGCCAAATTGTCCAAATGTTATGCTGTTTCACATTCACACTGCTTCCctggtagtgttgttgtcttgtgAATGATAACCCGGCATTCCTTTATTCCTCTACGTTGTAGCAGTTCATGGAGCTGGAGCCAGAGATGCTGGCCACAGAGACCATTGTTCCGGTTTACTTTGCTCTGGAGGATGATGAGCTGCTCTCCATCTACACAcagaccctcacctcctcctcctcccagggctcctcctctgcagcTGAAGGTGCAGGACATTTTACAAATATTGTGTTGAAAACTGTCGGTCGAAACGCTGTCAGAGGAAATTCTTTCCAGTGAAATTCTTTCGAGGTATTTAATGACTCCTTTTCCCCCATGTCTTCACAGTGCTGATCCACACAGCCACAGCAAATGGCTTTCAGATGGTGACGAGTGGGGCTCAGAGCAAGGCAGTGAGTGACTGGGCCATCACCAGTCTAGAGGTGAGAATCATTATGGTTAAACCACTATCCTTTATCTGTTTAATGCTTGATCTAGTCCAGACATTCACGGTTCTGTTAATGGGTGACATATTTGAATGATATTAGGCTACCAGTGAAGCAGTACTCACATTAACACACTGCTCACACTTAAGGTGTTAAGTGATTTAGAAGCAAATAAcgtgttagttttcttaaccttGTGTCATTCTTGGGTCTATATGATAttctagactgtgtgtgtgtgtgttgaactaAGGTAGGTGTCAAACCCAGGGGAATAATGGATTTAGCCCTGTAGTAGGAGATTAGGGGACTCCTGAGGCCTCGTGTTCCTTTCTACCTCATGCATATGGCCACCAGTCTATGGCATTGTTTCACATAATGGGTTTAAGTTTAAGTCATTGTGGTAGGTATTCCATGCCTGTCTTTATTGATGTCTTAAGTCTCATACCCTTGGCTACATACTTTGCTGTCATCTTATATGAAAGTAAAtgtagtattttattaggatccccattagctgttgttaaagcagcagctactcttcctggagtccacatgaaacataacataacacagaaCATTAACATAGTAGTATATTATTGTTTCGAGATGTTATAGAACTGATCTACAATATACATGTGTCCTCTCCTAGGGGCGACTGGCTGGAACTGGGGGAGAGGACCTGCCCACCATTGTCCTGGTGGCTCACTATGACTCCTTTGGTGTCGCTCCGGTACACCCAGCTCTCCCTTAATACACCTCAATATATTCTATGATATGCTATATTTATAATATTTTTTACTGTATAATAGTTCTATTTATTTATGTTGCAGAATTATCCTCCACCAGAAGTGAAGATTCTAATTAAATGTGTTGACTTTGGTGTTGTTGTCCTGTCCAGTGGCTGTCCTACGGGGCAGACTCTAATGGCAGTGGGGTGTCTATGCTGCTGGAGTTAGCCAGGCTCTTCTCCAGACTCTACAGCTACAAGAGGACACACGCTGGGTGAGCAACACGGGTCCACAGCTCCTCAGAGAAATCAGCCTTATTACAATGCTATCCACACGTTTCTTTCCTTGTGCCTAAGCATTCCACACCCTTTAGGAAAATCGCACTCCACATGTAAAACTCAAAACTCAAATAATACGCCTCTTACAGTGGTCAGAGAACGGCTCTTCCTGTGTTCGCAAAAGTACTTAGCTTTTAAGAGTCGATTAGTTTTAGTAATGGAGTAGAAAGGATGTGGTTCTTAGAAGATATCTGTCTATTCCTAGACGAAGTGTACTCTGGAGTGTGAGTGCTGTTTGAGACGAGGGGCCATGTTAGTGTAAATGTGTTGGCGTAATGGCACACTGGCTGTTCTCCATGGTGTTAGGTGAGCTCTTGTGTTGGCGTATTCTCCATGCTGACCGAATGAAAATGCTAACCAGTAACCACTGGTAACTTTGCATATGGTCTGTTTGCGTGTCACTAGTAAAAAGGAACAAGACTGCACGAAGCCCCTTTTACAttgagagagcaggggagaaagGTGCAGTCGTTCAGGACGCAAAAGTACAGTGTTATGTGTTGCAGAGAAATTGCAGATTACGTGACCTCTGTGTTCAGAGACACATTTTTAACTGAGTGTAGCCTTTCCCCTATGatattatacagtatgttttgACATTCGCTTTCccaacatgtacagtgccttaagAAGgtaattcataccccttgactttttataaatgttgttgtgttacagcctgcatttaaaatggatgaaattgagATTTGATTGTCACTGGCcgaaacacaataccccataatgtcaaagaggAATTGTTTTTCTACATTTCTACAAGttaattacaaatgaaaagctgaaatgccttgagtcaggaagtattcaactcctttgttatgtcaatcctaaataagttcaggagtaaacatttgcttaacaagtcacataatatattgcatggactcactgtgtgtaataatagtgtttaagatgatttttgaatgactacttcatTTCTGCATAGAATTATATATAAGGTCTCTCAGTCGAGCATTGAATTTCAACCAGagattcaatcacaaagaccagggaggttttccaatgcctcgcaaagagggGAAGCTATTGGTAgttgggtttaaaaaaaaaatatgctgacattgaatatctctttgagctTGTTGGagttattaatgacactttggatggtgtacacccagtcactacaaagatgcaggcatccttcctaactcagttgccggagaggaaggaaatcgctcagggatttcaccatgaggccaatggtgactttaaaacagttagagtttaatggctgtgataggagataacaactgaggatggatcaacaacattgtagttactccacaatactaacctaattgacagagggaGAAGAACGAAGCCTggacagaataaaaatattccaaaacatgcatcctgtttgcgacAAGGCCCTAAAGTAATACAGCAGAAAATGTGGCAcagcaattcactttttgcccAAACTACAATGTGTTTTGTTTGGGAAAatcaaatacaacacattaatgagTGCCACTCTCCATATGTTCAAGCATagtggcggcagcatcatgttatgggtatgtatttcatcgttaaggactggggagtttttcaggattaaAAATTAACGGAATGAAGCTAAgcgcaggcaaaatcctagaggaaaatctaCAGTGAAGTTGCTTACCAGGAAgatagtgaatgttcctgagtggccatgtttcagttttgacttaaatctaattTCAAATctgtggcaagacctgaaaatggttgtctacaACAACCCGTTTGACAGACCTTGAAGAActttaaaaagaataatgggcaaatgttgcaccatccaggtgtgtaaagctcttagagacttacccagaaagactctcagctgtaatcgctgtgactcggtgtgaatacttacagtaccagtgaaaagtttgaacactcctactcattccagggtttttattttattttgactattttctacattgtagattaatagtgaagacatcaaaactatgaaataacacatggaatcatgtagtaaccaaaaaagtgttaaacaaatcaaaatatattttagattcttaatACAAAAGgaacatctgagctatctttgttGCAGACAcatggtaacagttgaataagatgaagaagaaaaacaatacctgcacactgctcttgatagtatcactgctctttaatGAGCTTTAAGTATCGGCCTTAAGGCCTTCATCAGAAGCTCTGAGCAATGATACTATCGAGCAGTGTGCAGGTTCTTTTTTTCtcatattttagatttttcaaagtagccaccctttgccttgatgacagctttgcacacacttggcattctctcaactagcttcacccacatatgctgagcacttgttggctgcttttccttcactcggtccaactcatcccaaaccatctcaactgggttgaggttgggtgattggaggccaggtcaactgatgcaacactccatcactctccttcttgctcaaatagcccttacacagcctggagatgtgttgggtcattgtcctgttgaaaagcaaatgacagtcccactaagcacacaccagatgggatgacgtatcattgcagaatgctgtggtagccatgctgttgaagtgtgccttgaattctagataaatcagtgtcaccagcaaagcaccccaacaccatcacacctccccctccatgcttcacggtgagaaccacacatgtggagatcatccgttcacctaatcTGTTTCTCACAGacacatggtggttggaaccaaaaatcttacatttggactcatcagaccaaagcacagtctaatgtccattactcgtgtttcttggcccaagcaagtctcttcttcttattggtgtcctttagtgatggtttctttgcagcaatttgaccacgaaggcctgatttacacagtcttctctgaacagttgatgttgagatgtgtctgtaatgaacctatcctctgcagcagaggtaactctgggtcttcctttcctgtggcggtcctcatgagagccagtttcatcatagcgcttgatggtttttgcgaccgcagttgaagaaactttcaaagttcttgacattttccgtgttgactgaccttcatgtcttaaagtaatgatggaatgtcttttctcgttgcttatttgagctgttcttgccataatatggacttggtcttttaccaaatagggctgtcttctgtataccacgcctaccttgtcacaacacaactgattggctcaaatgcattaagaaggaaagaaattccacaaattaacttttaacaaggcacacctgttaattgaattgcATTCCAGGTAGACCGCTGCTCCCaagtgcatctcagtgcaagaggcatcactacagtccctgattcgaatccaggctgaatcacgtTCGGCCGTGattaagaccatggtgcttgcctacggagctgtgaggggaacggcacctcagtacctccaggctctgatcaggccctacacccaaacaagggcactgcgttcatccacctctggcctgctcgcctccctaccactgaggaagtacagttcccgctcagcccagtcaaaactgttcgctgctctggccccccaatggtggaacaaactccctcacgacgccaggacagcggagtcaatcaccaccttccggagacacctgaaaccccacctctttcaggaatacctaggataggataaagtaatccttctcaccccccttaaaagacctagatgcactattgtaaagtggctgttccactggatgtcataaggtgaaagcaccaatttgtaagtcgctctggataagagcgtctgctaaatgacttaaatgtaaatgtaaaaattaaGAGTTCCATAGGACGGGGCACAATTAagattaagaatttgttcttaattaaatgACTTGCCTTGTTTCAATTAAAAAATGatgctgattgagagaatgccaagagtgtgcaaagctgtcatcaaggcaaagggtggcaactttgaagaatctgaaatataaaatatattttgatttgtttaacacttttttggttactacatgatcccatatgtgttgatgtcttcactattattctacaatgtaaaaaaataaagaaaaaccctggaatgagtaggtgtgtcaacttttgactggtactgtatgtaaattagatatttctgtgtgttctttcaatacatttgctaaaatttccctgtcattatggggtgttgtgtgtagatgggtgggaaaaaaacatttaatccttttttgaaatcaggctgtaacacaacaaaatgtgaaagaaGTCGAGGGGTGTGAATATCCACATTGATAAGAATGTCCTCTCCTGTCGTTTCTAACACACCTGCTGTCTTCTTAGATACAACCTGCTTTTCTTTGTCTCTGGAGGAGGGAAGTTCAACTACCAAGGCACCAAGCGCTGGCTGGAGGACAACCTGGACCATACAGGTACACTAAGCTCACATGAGGCTGTAGACTCTGGTACAGGGTGGCTATTTTGACTGCTACAGTGGAACACAGAAGGACATCTGTACAATACACACTGGAAATGAAATGGAATGAAACATGAACCCAGCCACAAGTGTTATTAAATGGAGGTAATGCATGAATCATGGAAATGTATATTTGGTTAGATATGGCAGTGTAAACAGTCTCTCTTTTCCTttatctctgtcctccctctctgcagactcTAGTCTGTTGCAGGACAATGTAGCATTTGTGTTGTGTCTGGACACCCTGGGGAACGGGGACAGTCTGCACCTTCACGTGTCCAAACCCCCTAAAGAGGGAACCGCCCAGTATGCCCTGCTCAAAGAGCTGGAGACTGTAAGGACCATCACACCAACCACATATGTTTCATAGATAATAACTGTTTTTGTAGAATTGTTTGTATATATGGAGGTCATGCAACCTTTACCACAACCCCtcctgccttattgcttaattatacatctgtgaataacatatatatatatatatatatatgttattcacaggagggggtgtggtatacggccaatataGTATatggatggcagggtagcctagtggttagagcattggactagtaactgaaaggttcaaatccccgagctgaacaggcagttaacccactgttcctaggccgtcattgaaaataagaatttgttcttaactgacttgcctagttaaataaaggtcaactaaataaataaaaaatataccacagctaagggatgTTCTTACACACGATGCAACAAGGAATGCCTGGATACAGCCACaaccccccgaggtgccttattgctattataaattgCATACCAACACAATTAGAGCATTAAAAATAATAAGTGTTTTGTCATACACGTGTTatactgtctgatataccacggctgtcagccaatcagcattcagagctcGAACCGCCCAGTTTATAATGATAATATATATATTGATCACTCGTAGCACATTACATGTACACTCAAAGTTCCATACTGTAAGTTTGTTGTCCCTCTAAACCCTGTCCCCTAGGTGGCGTCCAACCAGTACCCAGAGGTCAAGTTCTCAATGGTGCACAAGAAGATAAACCTGGCGGACGACACGCTGGCGTGGGAACACGAGCGCTTCGGGATCCGCCGGCTGCCGGCCTTCACGCTGTCCCACCTCAACAGCCACCGCGAGGTGCAGCGCTCCAGCATCATGGACGTGCGGTCAGTGTCTTCTGAACATGGAGCGGGAGAGCCCCCTGCTGGGTGGGTTTATTACTGCAGTCCAACCAAGAGACCGAGCATCCAAACCCCCCATCCACAACCCCCAACCCCTGCCTAGGCCCAGCTCACCTTTCACACCTCATTCAAAGAATCAACTGCCCATTAGGATctattgaatcaggtgtgtaagtGCTAGGCTTGAACGAAAGCCTGCACACATTGCTGCCTTTGGGACTTAGATCAGAGAGTAGATGTGGGACTTTTTTTGTAGATCTGTCTCACAGCAaggtggagttagtaccaggttgCTTAAAATCTGATGAAGTGATGTTGCTTGGTGGAGTATGAACTGTTACTAATACTGTGTTTAGTTTTATTGTTAGCAGTCCCTCAAGGAGATGGGAACATGGCTTGCTGGCCCCTGGAATAAAATAAAAGGTTGAGAAACACTGGGCTACCGGGTTGATTTGGGATTGTGCCCCTTCGTCCCGCTGTAGTGAACCGTCTGTCCTCCCAACCTTCTCATTGCCACCACCCCTCCACCGCACCTCCCCGCCCAGTGTAGTGGACTCTGTGCTCCCCTCACATTCTTCATCGGTGTGTTGCAGAGTTGAGCTGCTCTTGATTGCTGGATAATTGAACTGTGATTTACTGTTACAGACCTCATGTGGATCTGAGAAAGCTCAGCAGGAACACAAAGCTGATTGCAGAGTCGCTGGCCAGAGTCATCTACAACCTCACGGAGAAGGTAAAGATATGTAGAACATGTCGGCGTCACCATACACGTTTTCAATATTGAAAGCCATGTCATGAAAGTCGATGGACGTTTTTCATGTTGCTTTCgatatttatactgaacaaaaacatgcaacaatttcaaagattttacttggTCACAGGTCATATAAGGAACTCAGTCAGTTGAAataaaattcattaggccctaatctatggatttcaaatggCAGCCATGGGAGTcgatggctcccgagtggcgcagcggtctaaggcactgcatctcattgatagaggcatcactacagaccctggttcgattccgggctgtatcacaaccggatgtGATTAGGAGACCAATAGggaagcgcacaattggcccagcgtcgtccggggttggccgtcattgtaaataagaatttgttcttaactgacttgcctagttaaataaaggcccacccactggcgacccaggcccagccaatcagaattagttttccctacaaaagggctttattacagaccgaaatactcct is a genomic window of Oncorhynchus nerka isolate Pitt River linkage group LG24, Oner_Uvic_2.0, whole genome shotgun sequence containing:
- the LOC115108215 gene encoding BOS complex subunit ncln-like isoform X3, translating into MFEEASEVFENMFKSSFPLTFIVFIPAVLILVSPLPAEAAHEFTVYRMQQYDLQGQPYGTRNAILNTEARTVEAEVLSRRCVIMRLVDFSYERYQKALRQSAGAVVIILPKNMSTMPQDIVQFMELEPEMLATETIVPVYFALEDDELLSIYTQTLTSSSSQGSSSAAEVLIHTATANGFQMVTSGAQSKAVSDWAITSLEGRLAGTGGEDLPTIVLVAHYDSFGVAPWLSYGADSNGSGVSMLLELARLFSRLYSYKRTHAGYNLLFFVSGGGKFNYQGTKRWLEDNLDHTDSSLLQDNVAFVLCLDTLGNGDSLHLHVSKPPKEGTAQYALLKELETVASNQYPEVKFSMVHKKINLADDTLAWEHERFGIRRLPAFTLSHLNSHREVQRSSIMDVRSVSSEHGAGEPPAGPHVDLRKLSRNTKLIAESLARVIYNLTEKGAPGDLQIFTEQMQMQEEQLSSVVDWLTAQPRAAQLVDKDSSVVSTLEYHLGRYLKDVRRHYVKADKRDPEFVFYDQLKQTMNAYRVKPAIFDLLLAFCIAAYLGVIYLFIQHFVVLYSVVRRITTPKTKQH